A portion of the Bactrocera neohumeralis isolate Rockhampton chromosome 2, APGP_CSIRO_Bneo_wtdbg2-racon-allhic-juicebox.fasta_v2, whole genome shotgun sequence genome contains these proteins:
- the LOC126751641 gene encoding mediator of RNA polymerase II transcription subunit 31 isoform X2, with protein sequence MNAYAAIESEDQQKLRWQVELEFVQCLANPNYLNFLAQRGYFKDQAFINYLKYLQYWKEPEYAKYLMYPMCLYFLDLLQYEHFRREIVNSQCCKFIDDQAILQWQHYTRKRIKMFNSVNGIGQMNAADLAAMDAQQQNAQQNQQNQQQQQAGQQQQGAGNAHAGLQNGLVNNAQLPQQQQQPPQQAQQQQSVGNAVMGIPNGNNTAANSNN encoded by the exons ATGAACGCATACg CGGCTATTGAATCAGAGGATCAACAAAAATTACGATGGCAAGTTGAACTTGAATTCGTACAGTGCCTGGCTAATCCCAATTATTTAAACT TTTTAGCTCAACGAGGTTACTTTAAGGATCAAGCATTTATCAATTATCTTAAATACCTGCAGTATTGGAAAGAACCCGAGTATGCCAAATATCTAATGTACCCGATGTGTTTGTATTTTCTTGATCTATTGCAATACGAACACTTTCGCCGTGAGATTGTCAATTCGCAATGTTGCAAATTCATCGATGATCAAGCTATATTGCAGTGGCAACATTATACTCGTAAGcgtattaaaatgtttaatagtGTCAATGGTATCGGGCAAATGAATGCTGCCGATTTGGCTGCAATGGATGCACAGCAGCAAAATGCGCAGCAAAATCAACAGaatcagcaacagcaacaagcgGGGCAACAGCAGCAGGGAGCTGGTAACGCGCATGCAGGCTTACAAAATGGCTTGGTGAATAATGCGCAActcccacaacaacaacagcagccaccccagcaagcacaacaacagcaaagtgtTGGCAATGCAGTAATGGGCATACCAAATGGAAATAATACCGCCGCTAATAGTAATAACTGA
- the LOC126761734 gene encoding transcription initiation factor TFIID subunit 12 isoform X2 has product MASPSQSSPLTNSNSVGSTSINNAASGGSGSTQNANSGNSGTNGTAGGSGGGGGKTSGGTENQPILTKPRLLELVREVDVTAQLDEDVEELLLQIADDFVEDAVKATCAFAKHRKVSKVEVRDVQLHLERKWNMWIPGFGTDELRPYKRAAITEAHKQRLALIRKTIKKY; this is encoded by the exons ATGGCATCGCCCTCTCAAAGTAGTCCTTTGACAAACTCTAATTCTGTTGGAAGTACTTCTATTAATAATGCGGCAAGTGGTGGCAGCGGCAGCACACAAAATGCGAATTCTGGAAATTCAGGTACTAATGGAACAGCTGGTGGCAGTGGGGGTGGTGGAGGAAAGACAAGTGGAGGAACGGAAAATCAACCC ATTTTAACGAAACCGCGATTACTTGAACTAGTGCGTGAAGTTGATGTCACCGCACAACTTGATGAAGATGTTGAAGAACTCTTGCTACAAATTGCAGATGATTTTGTGGAGGACGCAGTAAAGGCGACTTGTGCGTTTGCAAAACACAGAAAGGTTTCAAAAGTGGAAGTGCGTGATGTTCAACTACATTTAGAACGAAAATGGAACATGTGGATACCTGGATTCGGTACAGATGAGTTGCGGCCCTATAAACGTGCAGCTATTACAGAGGCACATAAACAACGATTAGCACTTATAcgtaaaacaattaaaaagtattaa
- the LOC126751639 gene encoding DDB1- and CUL4-associated factor 12 homolog, whose protein sequence is MFEIRNKNTMVFSSMVKTVRHSVVGTHPSCHVPARLEERRAKARALRQERRRKPDKPDDFVTYDDSGSDEESPQQQEEVLNTSFNLCDYLRSRETGLKEQRSFNFENTSRYVLTHDMLRETQIHLGYINKVFCSKWLSNRQVVFGTKCNKLLVYDVNMRRVDAIPTLSNNRANHPEVQGGLHAIEINPSRSFLATGARNSADIAVYRLPTLDPVCVGENGHRDLIMGMCWLDDQFLVSGSKDSRLSLWRINEDLMDFPDGGKEACPTFATINPLCVKDVRTAQRIRSLCFNKEFKEIAALSLNGYIHIFNAETFKQKLSRKLPNCQDNVSIAYHSDGLYAVGCRSYTILLDARTLQTIKKITSRYNGCGIRATTFEGNLLTVGTGLGMLLFYDIRAGKYLESSVNASRTVALKCSKGIVYPEDEMDGFQQVKYVPAIYTHCYDSTGMRLFAAGGPLPATLVGNYAGVWQ, encoded by the exons ATGTTTGAGATACGTAACAAAAACACTATGGTCTTTAGTTCCATGGTTAAAACTGTGCGACATAGTGTAGTAGGTACCCATCCTTCTTGTCATGTACCAGCACGTCTGGAAGAGCGACGTGCTAAAGCGCGAGCCCTACGCCAAGAACGACGCCGAAAACCCGACAAACCTGACGATTTCGTTACTtacgacgattctggtagtGATGAAGAGAGTCCACAGCAACAAGAAGAGGTGTTGAATACCTCATTCAATCTATGCGATTATTTACGTAGCAGAGAGACAGGCTTAAAAGAG cAACGCAGTTTCAACTTTGAGAATACTAGCCGCTATGTGTTGACGCATGATATGCTACGAGAAACGCAGATACATTTAGGTTATATCAATAAGGTGTTTTGCTCCAAATGGTTAAGTAATCGTCAAGTTGTTTTTGGCACCAAGTGCAATAAG TTACTGGTCTACGATGTAAATATGCGCCGTGTGGATGCGATTCCAACGCTTTCCAATAATCGTGCAAATCACCCTGAGGTCCAAGGTGGTTTACATGCTATCGAAATCAATCCAAGTCGATCATTCCTCGCCACAGGCGCACGCAACTCGGCCGATATAGCAGTTTATCGCTTGCCGACACTAGACCCAGTTTGTGTGGGAGAAAACGGACATCGGGATTTAATAATGGGCATGTGTTGGTTAGATGATCAATTTTTGGTGTCTGGCTCTAAAGATTCACGTCTGTCATTATGGCGTATAAACGAAGATCTCATGGATTTTCCGGATGGTGGTAAGGAAGCATGTCCTACCTTCGCCACCATTAATCCATTATGTGTAAAAGACGTACGCACAGCACAACgg ATTCGTTCACTGTGTTTCAACAAAGAATTCAAAGAAATTGCAGCTCTTTCTCTCAacggttatatacatattttcaatgctGAAACATTCAAACAAAAGTTATCACGTAAACTGCCGAATTGCCAGGATAATGTGAGCATAGCTTATCACAGTGATGGGCTCTATGCTGTCGGCTGTCGCTCATACACCATTCTGCTAGACGCACGAACACTACAG aCAATCAAGAAGATCACTTCACGCTACAATGGATGTGGCATACGTGCCACCACATTCGAAGGCAATCTCCTAACAGTTGGTACCGGTTTGGGTATGCTGTTATTCTATGATATTCGTGCTGGTAAATATTTGGAAAGCAGCGTCAATGCTTCACGAACAGTGGCGCTAAAATGTAGTAAAGGTATTGTG TATCCTGAAGATGAAATGGATGGCTTCCAACAGGTGAAATATGTGCCAGCTATTTATACACATTGTTACGATAGCACAGGCATGCGACTATTTGCTGCTGGTGGTCCCCTGCCTGCTACACTTGTCGGCAATTATGCAGGTGTTTGGCAGTAA
- the LOC126752629 gene encoding dihydrofolate reductase-like isoform X1: MLNFNLIAAVCENSGIGLNGDLPWSLKCFHVLCFIHSRSEYEYFTQTTKRRCDITKHNVVIMGRLTYLSIPEHERPLADRFNVVLSTTLSPTDLPTNVLLFPNLESAMKRLEQRDLRERIENVWIVGGSGVYREAMSSPRCHRLYITNIKQKFNCDIFFPNIPNSFKEIGPDPETPLGVQEENGVQYEYKIYQK; the protein is encoded by the exons atgttgaattttaatttgatcGCCGCTGTTTGCGAGAACTCAGGTATAGGTTTAAACGGTGATTTGCCATGGAGTTTaaagtgt TTTCATGtactttgttttatacattcaaGGTcggaatatgaatattttacacaaacaacaaaacgacgatgtgatatcacaaaGCATAATGTTGTTATAATGGGACGGCTTACTTATTTAAGTATACCCGAACACGAACGACCGCTTGCAGACCGCTTTAATGTTGTTTTAAGTACAACTTTATCGCCAACCGATCTGCCAACAAATGTGCTTTTATTTCCTAATCTAGAGTCAGCAATGAAACGATTGGAACAAAGAGATTTGCGAGAACGAATTGAAAATGTTTGGATAGTTGGCGGAAGTGGGGTTTACAGAGAAGCTATGTCTTCACCGCGCTGTCATCGTCTCTATATAACAAACATTAAACAAAAGTTTAACTGTGATATATTTTTCCCTAACATACCAAATAGTTTCAAAGAAATAGGACCGGATCCGGAGACGCCATTAGGTGTACAGGAGGAAAATGGTGTGCAATATGAATACAAAATTTACCAAAAGTAA
- the LOC126753886 gene encoding uncharacterized protein LOC126753886 isoform X2, protein MITKDRLPTCGIERKAHECPIPLPACILQKDDAVDCDKCRPPNGAHQHICLCKPDQPGSKHSSQHETSTISESQSPQQQSSVEFQQSTENTNNEPLNGTSSRENTNNPLSTISYNKQEKISPAHIRYMDEWEAMGVMLATNGRVWGLEDKGFARQYKAALSAVNTKFEEEAANMAGRSTY, encoded by the exons ATGATAACAAAAG ATCGATTACCCACTTGTGGCATAGAGCGCAAAGCACACGAATGTCCAATACCATTACCTGCGTGCATATTACAGAAAGATGACGCTGTTGACTGTGATAAGTGCAGGCCACCGAATGGTGCACATCAGCATATATGCTTGTGCAAACCAGATCAGCCAGGGTCAAAACATTCAAGTCAACATGAAACGTCGACTATATCAGAATCTCAGTcgccacaacaacaaagtagCGTAGAATTTCAGCAATCAACTGAAAATACGAATAATGAGCCTCTTAACGGAACTAGCAGTCGTGAAAATACAAACAATCCGCTGTCTACTATAAGTTATAACAAGCAAGAGAAGATTTCTCCAGCACATATAAGATACATGGACGAATGGGAGGCAATGGGCGTTATGTTGGCAACAAATGGTCGTGTTTGGGGGTTAGAAGATAAGGGATTTGCACGACAATACAAGGCGGCCTTAAGCGCGGTAAATACTAAATTTGAAGAGGAAGCTGCCAATATGGCTGGACGTTCAACTTATTAA
- the LOC126761756 gene encoding peptidyl-prolyl cis-trans isomerase FKBP2, which produces MKFFLILLTLTVITLNAFAKEDSKPTIKIGIKKRAENCEVKARKGDTIHVHYRGTLKDGTEFDNSYDRNKAFSVRLGAGQVIKGWDQGLLGMCEGEKRRLIIPPELGYGKAGAGDKIPPDATLVFEVELEKIDRPKVDL; this is translated from the exons ATGAAGTTTTTCTTAATATTACTTACATTAACTGTAATAACCCTGAACGCTTTTGCCAAGGAAGATTCGAAACCCACGATAAAAATTGGTATTAAAAAGAGGGCGGAAAATTGCGAAGTAAAAGCCCGTAAGGGAGATACTATTCACGTTCATTATAGG GGTACGTTAAAAGATGGTACCGAATTCGACAATAGTTATGATCGTAATAAAGCGTTTTCTGTGAGACTTGGAGCCGGTCAAGTGATAAAAGGATGGGACCAAGGGCTGTTGGGCATGTGCGAAGGTGAAAAACGTCGTTTGATCATACCGCCTGAATTGGGTTATGGCAAAGCAGGAGCTGGTGACAAAATACCCCCAGATGCAACATTGGTATTTGAGGTTGAATTAGAAAAGATTGATAGACCAAAAGTTGATCTATAA
- the LOC126764611 gene encoding heme oxygenase 1: MESASQTVSSEQKLTPDETNADVATKPVVDMTFTKELRKATKDVHKISDVLVNAKFALALSDDAVWFDGLLAFYEVYKFLEENLPENLLPKELHRKSAFEQDLAYFLGKNWKDNYEPRESVKKYIDHLEEVNAKNKLLLFAYAYQMYMALMSGGQLLQKKRMIKRKLWFGKQAEEEQEEVKLPNSNPEVDDLENRPMPSQVTICPEGCAATYFPEKISVLKDKLRQVLNDNYGNFNADLRAEFIEESRNVFIYNGDVVRSIKGVNRANLRKLAMVLVFVMGVYFALKLAKR; encoded by the exons ATGGAATCTGCGTCGCAAACAGTTTCTTCAGAACAAAAACTAACACCAGATGAAACAAATGCCGATGTTGCTACAAAGCCTGTTGTAGATATGACTTTTACGAAGGAATTGCGTAAAGCCACGAAAGACGTGCATAAAATTAGTGATGTGCTCGTGAATGCAAAATTTGCTTTAG CGCTATCGGACGATGCTGTTTGGTTTGATGGTTTATTAGCATTTTATGAAGTTTATAAATTCTTGGAGGAAAATCTTCCTGAAAACTTACTTCCCAAAGAACTTCATCGCAAATCAGCTTTTGAGCAAGATTTGGCGTATTTCCTTGGCAAAAATTGGAAAGATAATTACGAACCAAGGGAgagtgttaaaaaatatatcgatcATTTAGAAGAAgtcaatgcaaaaaataaattactctTGTTTGCGTACGCTTATCAAATGTATATGGCTTTAATGTCTGGCGGTCAATTACTACAAAAGAAACGAATGATTAAGAGAAAACTTTGGTTTGGTAAACAAGCTGAGGAGGAACAGGAAGAAGTGAAATTACCTAATTCAAACCCGGAAGTTGACGATTTAGAGAACCGTCCAATGCCTAGCCAAGTTACCATTTGCCCAGAGGGATGTGCTGCAACATATTTTCCAGagaaaatttcagttttgaaGGATAAATTACGACAAGTACTCAATGATaattatggaaattttaatGCCGACCTACGTGCCGAATTTATAGAAGAGAGCcgtaatgtttttatttacaacGGCGATGTTGTTCGTTCTATAAAGGGTGTTAACCGTGCAAATTTACGAAAATTAGCAATGGTTTTAGTTTTTGTGATGGGTGTATATTTCGCTTTAAAACTAGCTAAACGTTAG
- the LOC126761734 gene encoding transcription initiation factor TFIID subunit 12 isoform X1: MSDIFTNFDSNGAYDDSQDFIMASPSQSSPLTNSNSVGSTSINNAASGGSGSTQNANSGNSGTNGTAGGSGGGGGKTSGGTENQPILTKPRLLELVREVDVTAQLDEDVEELLLQIADDFVEDAVKATCAFAKHRKVSKVEVRDVQLHLERKWNMWIPGFGTDELRPYKRAAITEAHKQRLALIRKTIKKY; the protein is encoded by the exons ATGTcggatatttttacaaatttcgataGCAACGGCGCTTACGACGACTCGCAGGACTTCATTATGGCATCGCCCTCTCAAAGTAGTCCTTTGACAAACTCTAATTCTGTTGGAAGTACTTCTATTAATAATGCGGCAAGTGGTGGCAGCGGCAGCACACAAAATGCGAATTCTGGAAATTCAGGTACTAATGGAACAGCTGGTGGCAGTGGGGGTGGTGGAGGAAAGACAAGTGGAGGAACGGAAAATCAACCC ATTTTAACGAAACCGCGATTACTTGAACTAGTGCGTGAAGTTGATGTCACCGCACAACTTGATGAAGATGTTGAAGAACTCTTGCTACAAATTGCAGATGATTTTGTGGAGGACGCAGTAAAGGCGACTTGTGCGTTTGCAAAACACAGAAAGGTTTCAAAAGTGGAAGTGCGTGATGTTCAACTACATTTAGAACGAAAATGGAACATGTGGATACCTGGATTCGGTACAGATGAGTTGCGGCCCTATAAACGTGCAGCTATTACAGAGGCACATAAACAACGATTAGCACTTATAcgtaaaacaattaaaaagtattaa
- the LOC126751640 gene encoding structure-specific endonuclease subunit SLX1 homolog: MSNSFFYGVYLLCSQSAEKRYNGRCYIGFTVNPKRRINQHNRGKDFGGAKRTSNKGPWRMVMIVHGFPNNISALQFEWAWQQPALSTRLKQYSELRRKYPKESHFQYNFRILSRMLNVGPWNRLPLTIRWLEREYECDFILKPPLHMEIVSGHVQLPKSQATRPKNGEEPPKAIWATECHLCMHRIEDPDRSRIGCINSLCKLTCHIICLANYILSSDENNRGHYIPIAGECPLCEEKFTWVALLQRKRKIQQSGVEHIEEDDEYDDDSDISVSKSDSESESAESKKNTEFDKFDFMETPVLEGANIQNISGDQDEIYELSD; the protein is encoded by the exons ATGAGTAACTCGTTTTTCTATGGGGTGTATTTGCTTTGCAGTCAAAGTGCTGAAAAACGCTACAATGGACGCTGCTATATTGGTTTCACCGTAAACCCCAAACGCCGTATAAACCAGCATAATCGTGGTAAAGATTTTGGTGGTGCCAAACGCACCAGTAACAAAGGACCCTGGCGCATGGTTATGATAGTACATGGTTTTCCAAATAATATTTCAGCATTGCAG TTTGAGTGGGCGTGGCAGCAACCGGCACTTTCTACACGGCTTAAACAATATTCGGAGTTGCGACGTAAATATCCAAAAGAAAGTCATTTCCAGTACAATTTTCGAATATTGAGCCGTATGTTAAATGTGGGCCCATGGAATCGATTACCACTCACAATTCGTTGGTTAGAAAGAGAATACGAATGTGATTTCATA CTTAAACCACCGCTTCATATGGAAATTGTAAGCGGCCACGTTCAACTACCAAAATCTCAAGCCACCCGACCTAAAAATGGCGAGGAACCACCAAAGGCTATTTGGGCAACCGAATGCCACTTGTGTATGCATCGCATTGAGGACCCTGACCGTTCCCGTATTGGATGCATTAATTCATTATGCAAGCTCACTTGTCACATTATTTGCTTAGCCAATTATATATTATCTTCCGATGAAAACAATCGTGGACATTACATACCTATTGCGGGTGAATGTCCGTTGTGCGAGGAGAAATTTACTTGGGTCGCTTTACTACAGCGTAAGCGTAAGATTCAACAAAGTGGTGTGGAACATATTGAAGAGGACGATGAATATGATGATGATAGTGATATTAGTGTAAGTAAATCTGATAGTGAGAGTGAAAGTGctgaatctaaaaaaaatactgaattcGATAAGTTTGATTTTATGGAAACTCCCGTTCTTGAGGgagcaaatatacaaaatataagtgGCGATCAAGATGAAATATATGAATTGAGCGACtga
- the LOC126752629 gene encoding dihydrofolate reductase-like isoform X2 → MLNFNLIAAVCENSGIGLNGDLPWSLKSEYEYFTQTTKRRCDITKHNVVIMGRLTYLSIPEHERPLADRFNVVLSTTLSPTDLPTNVLLFPNLESAMKRLEQRDLRERIENVWIVGGSGVYREAMSSPRCHRLYITNIKQKFNCDIFFPNIPNSFKEIGPDPETPLGVQEENGVQYEYKIYQK, encoded by the exons atgttgaattttaatttgatcGCCGCTGTTTGCGAGAACTCAGGTATAGGTTTAAACGGTGATTTGCCATGGAGTTTaaa GTcggaatatgaatattttacacaaacaacaaaacgacgatgtgatatcacaaaGCATAATGTTGTTATAATGGGACGGCTTACTTATTTAAGTATACCCGAACACGAACGACCGCTTGCAGACCGCTTTAATGTTGTTTTAAGTACAACTTTATCGCCAACCGATCTGCCAACAAATGTGCTTTTATTTCCTAATCTAGAGTCAGCAATGAAACGATTGGAACAAAGAGATTTGCGAGAACGAATTGAAAATGTTTGGATAGTTGGCGGAAGTGGGGTTTACAGAGAAGCTATGTCTTCACCGCGCTGTCATCGTCTCTATATAACAAACATTAAACAAAAGTTTAACTGTGATATATTTTTCCCTAACATACCAAATAGTTTCAAAGAAATAGGACCGGATCCGGAGACGCCATTAGGTGTACAGGAGGAAAATGGTGTGCAATATGAATACAAAATTTACCAAAAGTAA
- the LOC126753886 gene encoding uncharacterized protein LOC126753886 isoform X1, with protein MCSKRCKHSFKDRLPTCGIERKAHECPIPLPACILQKDDAVDCDKCRPPNGAHQHICLCKPDQPGSKHSSQHETSTISESQSPQQQSSVEFQQSTENTNNEPLNGTSSRENTNNPLSTISYNKQEKISPAHIRYMDEWEAMGVMLATNGRVWGLEDKGFARQYKAALSAVNTKFEEEAANMAGRSTY; from the coding sequence ATGTGTTCTAAACGGTGCAAACATTCCTTTAAAGATCGATTACCCACTTGTGGCATAGAGCGCAAAGCACACGAATGTCCAATACCATTACCTGCGTGCATATTACAGAAAGATGACGCTGTTGACTGTGATAAGTGCAGGCCACCGAATGGTGCACATCAGCATATATGCTTGTGCAAACCAGATCAGCCAGGGTCAAAACATTCAAGTCAACATGAAACGTCGACTATATCAGAATCTCAGTcgccacaacaacaaagtagCGTAGAATTTCAGCAATCAACTGAAAATACGAATAATGAGCCTCTTAACGGAACTAGCAGTCGTGAAAATACAAACAATCCGCTGTCTACTATAAGTTATAACAAGCAAGAGAAGATTTCTCCAGCACATATAAGATACATGGACGAATGGGAGGCAATGGGCGTTATGTTGGCAACAAATGGTCGTGTTTGGGGGTTAGAAGATAAGGGATTTGCACGACAATACAAGGCGGCCTTAAGCGCGGTAAATACTAAATTTGAAGAGGAAGCTGCCAATATGGCTGGACGTTCAACTTATTAA
- the LOC126751641 gene encoding mediator of RNA polymerase II transcription subunit 31 isoform X1: MAKMYGKGKTAIESEDQQKLRWQVELEFVQCLANPNYLNFLAQRGYFKDQAFINYLKYLQYWKEPEYAKYLMYPMCLYFLDLLQYEHFRREIVNSQCCKFIDDQAILQWQHYTRKRIKMFNSVNGIGQMNAADLAAMDAQQQNAQQNQQNQQQQQAGQQQQGAGNAHAGLQNGLVNNAQLPQQQQQPPQQAQQQQSVGNAVMGIPNGNNTAANSNN, encoded by the exons ATGGCCAAGATGTATGGAAAGGGTAAGA CGGCTATTGAATCAGAGGATCAACAAAAATTACGATGGCAAGTTGAACTTGAATTCGTACAGTGCCTGGCTAATCCCAATTATTTAAACT TTTTAGCTCAACGAGGTTACTTTAAGGATCAAGCATTTATCAATTATCTTAAATACCTGCAGTATTGGAAAGAACCCGAGTATGCCAAATATCTAATGTACCCGATGTGTTTGTATTTTCTTGATCTATTGCAATACGAACACTTTCGCCGTGAGATTGTCAATTCGCAATGTTGCAAATTCATCGATGATCAAGCTATATTGCAGTGGCAACATTATACTCGTAAGcgtattaaaatgtttaatagtGTCAATGGTATCGGGCAAATGAATGCTGCCGATTTGGCTGCAATGGATGCACAGCAGCAAAATGCGCAGCAAAATCAACAGaatcagcaacagcaacaagcgGGGCAACAGCAGCAGGGAGCTGGTAACGCGCATGCAGGCTTACAAAATGGCTTGGTGAATAATGCGCAActcccacaacaacaacagcagccaccccagcaagcacaacaacagcaaagtgtTGGCAATGCAGTAATGGGCATACCAAATGGAAATAATACCGCCGCTAATAGTAATAACTGA